The sequence below is a genomic window from Pseudoxanthomonas sp..
GTGCCGCCTTGGATGGCGCGCCAGATTGCGGGTATCGTGTATTCCTATCTCCGCGTCTGACCGGAGATTTCTTCAAATTTCATCCCGGAACGGATGAAGGTCACGAGGCGCTGCAGTGCGGCGTCTCGGTCTGACTTAAGCGCACATTCCCACACCACCGCAACACGCCAACCTTTGGAATAGAGTTCGGCCTCTTTGATGCGGTCGCGAGCACGATTGGCCGCGATCTTGCCCGTCCAGAACTCGGTTCGGGTTCTCGGCATTGTTGCGAACCGACACCCGA
It includes:
- a CDS encoding very short patch repair endonuclease → MVDRVSPEVRSRMMASIRGRDTQPEMVVRIFLHSLGFRYRLAPRNLPGKPDVVLPKHNAAIFIHGCFWHGHIGCRFATMPRTRTEFWTGKIAANRARDRIKEAELYSKGWRVAVVWECALKSDRDAALQRLVTFIRSGMKFEEISGQTRR